TGTCATCACCTAAACTGACTTTTGCGCCATGTTCAAATGATTCGGTAGGGTCATTACTTTTTAAGTAAATTAATCCAGCTAGTGCATTAGCACCATATTGAGTACCTTGTGGACCGCGCAAGACTTCAACTTGCTGCATGTCGTACATACTCGACACCATGCCAAGGCCTGATAGGTCGATGTCGTCGACCACAAAGCCAACCGATGAGTTAGGTGCACCTTGATATTGTTCTTGTTCACCGACACCACGAATTTGGAAATATTTTGGACGAGAACTGCCACCAGACCAGTTAAAGTTGGCAATAGAATTGAGCACATCTTCAAAATGTTGCGCCCCTTCGTCTTCTAATTGCTGGGCATCAATAACCGTCACGCTTGACGGCATTTTATCAAGGCTGATATTACTAAAATCAGCATTAACAACAATCACTTCCATTTTTTCATATTCGGGAGTGACATTTTCAACATCGGCCGTTTTAGCCATAACCACAGGCGAGCTTAATGCCACCATTACCGCTAAGGCAATTGGTGTTTGGTGTAACCTAGTAGAGTTTTTCGTGAACATAGGACCTCAAATAGTGATTTTGAGATCCGGCAAGAGTAGCGAATAAGAGGTGCACATAAATAGTGTGGCCCATTCCTACGCCGGTATAAGCCGGATCAGGTTCTAAGGGTTCGTCATACAGACATCTCAGTTCAGGTTTTACTGAACACCCCTTGGCGATCACGATTATAAACTAACTTCACCATGAATACACGAGCAGCGATACAATTTGATAACGCAAAAATATAATTGATTAACTTTATATTAAATCTCAGTAATCATGTCTCTTCAAGTTCTCTGTAGCGTGGCTTAATTTGAGAAAGCTTCGCGCACATAAATCTCAAATCGAATAGCTTGTGTATTGGGCGCTACCGCACCCACTTGCAACTGCTGTTTACCATGTAATTTAACCGACTTCCAACTGCTTGCTTCATCCTCAACTGTAAATCCGCTAGCATCGTACCAAGTGAATTTATATTGTAGACGTAGGTCAGTGCTCGATTTGCTTTGAATTAGCGCCGATGCTTTGATTAAGTCAGCAACCATGACAGATGAAATATCCACAACATTGACATCACTGGCAAAAGAGCTGCTATCGACTCTAACCTGCCCGCTTGAGTCTACCGAAATACCTGCCGTGTTATGCGCACAGGCGCTAAGCAACAATGCTAATGCGAACACAAATATTGACGTTATTTTCATGCTATCTCCTTATTTGCTGTTAATGTAAAGCGTTGACTTAATCTATCAAAAAATGTGCTCTGGCAGTGGCTATCAATTGTTTACGGTTGGTTTGCCAACAGTTCATACTGACGTTAGCCACACGGCGGCCTTGGCGAGTAATTTTACATTCTGCAAAGGTATCTTGATGTAAACCTGCGCGTAAATAGTCAATTGAGAAATCAACAATTTTAGGTACTTTCTTGGCTTGCATAAATACCATTAGTTGCACAATTGCCGACATTTCCATAAACCCAGCAATCACTCCGCCATGTATTGCAGGTAAAATCGGATTACCAATGTTGTCATCTTTAGCCGGCAGTCTAAATACCATTTCATCACCAAAACGGGCCACTGACATGCCAATAAATTGTGAGTAAGGTACTTTCTCAAGTAGGTAACTATAATCATTCAGTTCAATGGCACGTTTAACCACATCTTGAACATCTAAACCCTTTTGTGTCTCTATTTGGGTTGGTTCACTCATGATTTCGCCCCCGGTAAATTCCCCATTAACACTTGACGAAACTCTTCGCCGACCATTTCTGGACTAATTCGCATAAAAGAACCCACCGCGTGAGCGATAGGTTCATCAATACTGTCTTGATATGCTATCGCACGGGTAAAAGCAACGCTTGACGATAAACGATAGCATTCAGCAAAGGCATAAACCGACTTATGAGGCTCTGCGGGTTTCATGTAGTCGACACGTAAATCCAATGTTGGAGACAACTCTAACGATTGGTACTTCTTCAAAATGGCGCATACCACGGCTGTGCCACAAGCGGTATCTATCAAGGTTGTGATCACCCCACCATGAATGACTCCGGTGTCGGGGTAACCAATAATATCTTGACTGTAAGGTAACTCAATTAACACATGATGCTCACTGGCTTCTTGCACTGAAAGCCCTAAACGACGGCACTGAGCTAACTGGTTGACAAAACGGGTGGCAACTTCAGTTAACGGGAAAAAATCACTGTTAATTTTCATTATCCACGACTCAGCATTGGGCCTAATGGTTTACCCCCTAAAAGATGCATATGAATATGGTACACCTCTTGACCACCATGCTTATTGCAATTCATGATTAAGCGATATCCATCTTCAGCAATACCGGCTTCATCGGCAAGTTTGGCCGCTACTGTTATCATCCGCCCTAATGCTAATTCATCAGACGCTTTAACATCATTTGCTGTCGCGATTAAATGATTGGGAATAATCAGAATATGCGTAGGAGCTTGCGGAGCAATATCCCGAAATGCGGTGACTAATTCATCTTGGTATAAAATATCCGCTGGAATTTCACGGCGGATAATTTTGCTAAATATGGTTTCTTCGGCCATTTGGATGCCCTCATTAGATAACTGCATTGATGCTATTGATAATACTATCAACTCTTTGAACTATCACTCCAGTAAAAACGCTTTTTATGGGTAATATTTTGCCTAAAATGGGATTCGTTTGCTTAAGTGAGTCAATTTTGGCAGCATTGGTTATTATAGCTCAATCGTTTTGATTGCGACTTGCCACTCATTCGGAATTCTTTATGCATTATCATATTCATGCGGTCGACCCAAAAGCTCATTTATTTGAAGTGACCTTTACGCTAAAAAACGCCAATCCATCTCAGATTTTTTCATTACCAGCATGGTTACCTGGCAGCTACATGATCCGCGATTTTGCCAAAAATATCATTGAAATTGATGCCAAAGAGAATCTACAATCGCTTGCAGTCACTCAATTAGATAAACAAACATGGCAATTGAATAACCAAGGCAGTGATATCACTCTGTGTTATCAAATTTATGCATGGGATTTGTCTGTTCGCACTGCACACCTTGATACTAATCATGGCTTTTTTAATGGCAGTAGCGTGTTTCTAGCGGCTAATGGTCTTGAGTCTCAACCACATACCGTCACCATGGCTAAACCTGCACTTGCAGAATTAGCTCATTGGACGCTAGCCACCAGCATGACTAGAGCATCAGGTGAACAATTTAGCTTTGGTGATTTTAGCGCTGAAAACTACGATGACTTAATTGACCATCCCGTTGAAATGGGTGAACTGACCGTCGAAACCTTTTTCGCTGCTGGTGTGCCACACGATATCGTACTCAGTGGCAAACACAGGGCAAATATGGCTCGATTAGCCAAAGATTTACAAGCGATTTGCGAATATCAAATCAATTTGTTTGGCACTCCAGCACCCTTTAAGCGTTATGTGTTCATGACCACCGTTTTGGACAATGGTTTTGGCGGTTTAGAACATAAAGCATCTACAGCGTTAATGTGCTCTCGCAACG
The nucleotide sequence above comes from Shewanella sp. Arc9-LZ. Encoded proteins:
- a CDS encoding PaaI family thioesterase — encoded protein: MSEPTQIETQKGLDVQDVVKRAIELNDYSYLLEKVPYSQFIGMSVARFGDEMVFRLPAKDDNIGNPILPAIHGGVIAGFMEMSAIVQLMVFMQAKKVPKIVDFSIDYLRAGLHQDTFAECKITRQGRRVANVSMNCWQTNRKQLIATARAHFLID
- the hinT gene encoding purine nucleoside phosphoramidase; the encoded protein is MAEETIFSKIIRREIPADILYQDELVTAFRDIAPQAPTHILIIPNHLIATANDVKASDELALGRMITVAAKLADEAGIAEDGYRLIMNCNKHGGQEVYHIHMHLLGGKPLGPMLSRG
- a CDS encoding YcfL family protein, which encodes MKITSIFVFALALLLSACAHNTAGISVDSSGQVRVDSSSFASDVNVVDISSVMVADLIKASALIQSKSSTDLRLQYKFTWYDASGFTVEDEASSWKSVKLHGKQQLQVGAVAPNTQAIRFEIYVREAFSN
- a CDS encoding PaaI family thioesterase gives rise to the protein MKINSDFFPLTEVATRFVNQLAQCRRLGLSVQEASEHHVLIELPYSQDIIGYPDTGVIHGGVITTLIDTACGTAVVCAILKKYQSLELSPTLDLRVDYMKPAEPHKSVYAFAECYRLSSSVAFTRAIAYQDSIDEPIAHAVGSFMRISPEMVGEEFRQVLMGNLPGAKS